In a single window of the Verrucomicrobiaceae bacterium genome:
- a CDS encoding type II toxin-antitoxin system VapC family toxin has product MAIKLSLGKLHLQVDYDLIFPDVLDANGFTLLTPTLEHYKQLITLPRYHGDPFDRLMISQARSEGLSMMTCDEKFAEYSMPTVW; this is encoded by the coding sequence ATGGCGATCAAACTATCCCTGGGCAAGCTGCACCTCCAAGTGGACTATGATCTTATCTTCCCAGATGTGCTGGATGCGAATGGCTTCACTCTTCTCACGCCAACGCTGGAGCACTACAAACAGCTCATCACCCTGCCACGATACCACGGGGATCCATTTGACCGGCTCATGATCTCGCAGGCTCGCTCAGAAGGTCTCTCGATGATGACCTGCGACGAGAAGTTCGCCGAATACAGCATGCCTACAGTGTGGTAG
- a CDS encoding homoserine O-acetyltransferase encodes MSKAAINDVSTKFFHTGSAEEPFMLASGDALPGVTVAYETYGKLNASKSNAILLFHALSGSQHAAGVNTSVEGVGERWTEDCHHGWWDLFIGPDKALDTKRYFIICANYLGGCYGSSGPTSIHPVTGKPYGRDFPAVRTSDVVASQLALLDSLGIKKLHAVIGASVGGLLAINLATLHPERVKLVIPVATGCRTTVLTRLTLFEQVLAIENDPHFHGGAYQNGAEPEYGLALARMISHKTFVHLDAIERRARQDLKQGGDTLSWYRVQHNVESYMLHQGKKFVKRFDANTYLRIADMWLRFDPLRDAGVESYDALFARSRAAGQHYLIFSIDSDFCFYPEEQAELVSHLEKAGVSNMHITVHSDKGHDSFLLEPQLYTPHLAYTLEDRWGKNSVDRPVPEVE; translated from the coding sequence ATGTCCAAAGCGGCGATCAATGATGTCAGCACCAAGTTTTTTCACACCGGGAGCGCGGAGGAGCCCTTCATGCTCGCATCGGGTGATGCGCTGCCAGGTGTGACCGTGGCCTACGAGACCTACGGGAAGCTGAACGCCTCCAAATCGAACGCCATCCTGCTCTTTCACGCCCTCTCCGGCAGCCAGCACGCGGCTGGAGTGAATACCAGCGTCGAGGGAGTGGGCGAGCGCTGGACCGAGGACTGCCACCACGGCTGGTGGGATCTTTTTATCGGTCCTGACAAGGCGCTGGATACGAAGCGCTACTTCATCATCTGTGCGAACTACCTGGGTGGCTGCTACGGCAGCAGTGGCCCCACCTCGATCCATCCAGTGACGGGCAAGCCCTACGGTCGGGACTTCCCAGCCGTGCGCACGAGCGATGTGGTGGCATCACAGCTCGCGCTGCTGGACTCTCTGGGGATCAAAAAGCTGCATGCGGTGATCGGAGCGAGCGTGGGCGGCTTATTGGCGATCAATCTGGCTACGCTGCATCCTGAGCGGGTGAAACTCGTCATTCCCGTGGCCACTGGCTGTCGCACGACGGTGCTCACACGTCTGACACTCTTTGAGCAGGTGCTGGCTATCGAGAACGATCCGCATTTTCATGGCGGAGCTTATCAAAATGGGGCCGAGCCCGAGTATGGCCTAGCTTTGGCCCGCATGATCAGTCACAAGACCTTTGTGCACCTAGACGCGATCGAGCGGCGTGCGCGGCAGGACCTCAAGCAGGGAGGAGACACCCTGAGCTGGTATCGCGTGCAGCACAATGTGGAGAGCTACATGCTGCATCAGGGAAAAAAATTCGTGAAGCGATTCGACGCGAACACCTATCTACGCATCGCGGATATGTGGCTGCGCTTTGATCCACTGCGTGATGCCGGCGTGGAGAGCTACGATGCGCTCTTTGCGCGGTCGCGTGCCGCAGGCCAGCACTACCTCATCTTCAGCATCGACAGCGACTTCTGCTTCTACCCAGAGGAGCAGGCAGAGCTGGTATCGCATCTGGAAAAAGCCGGCGTCTCGAACATGCACATCACCGTGCATAGTGATAAGGGCCACGACAGCTTCCTCCTGGAGCCCCAGCTCTACACCCCTCATCTCGCCTACACACTAGAGGATCGCTGGGGGAAAAACTCCGTGGACCGTCCCGTGCCCGAGGTGGAGTAA
- a CDS encoding putative transporter yields the protein MTLLQQLHTDNPVAHDLLIFSIIVLAGIGLGNVRVAGVKLGVAGVLFTGLAASHFGMRPETEVAHFLKDFGLVLFVFALGMQMGPGFFASLRRQGRMLNGYAFLLVGLGALVALVGGWIFKMPLPAVAGIFAGATTNTPALGAVQQTLVSTHADVELVTLPALSYAATYPLAIVGIILSLILLRIFFKINVAAEAEQFRQEQGLGVEPLQRMNLLVENPNLDGVSISSVPGLHETNVVISRYRAAASAEVIAATPETKLHVGDAIMAVGTEHNLEQFCRVIGRVSSENLMKAPGSVTYRRVVLTNKRMLGKTVHELGLEHLHNVTVTRVSRGDLIFTALPDLRLQFGDMLQLVGDEESLNTATKAVGNAVQMLQETKFAAIFAGILLGVLLGLYPFRIEGLPAPVRLGLAGGPLVMAILLSHLGRLGPMVMHMPLNANRALRELGIILFLANVGLLSGEKFVSTVFSAQGLQWVLLGICVTVLPLLIVGFIARKWHGLNFMTLCGLLSGGMTDPPALAFATSMARSDSPAIAYAAVYPLTMLLRIIAAQIIAQFGS from the coding sequence ATGACACTCCTCCAGCAACTGCATACTGACAATCCCGTGGCCCACGACCTGCTGATCTTCAGCATCATCGTACTCGCTGGGATTGGGTTGGGGAATGTCCGAGTGGCAGGGGTCAAATTAGGTGTGGCGGGGGTGCTCTTCACCGGGCTGGCGGCTTCTCACTTTGGCATGCGGCCAGAGACGGAGGTGGCGCACTTTTTAAAAGACTTCGGTCTGGTGCTCTTCGTCTTTGCTCTGGGGATGCAGATGGGGCCGGGTTTCTTTGCCTCCTTGCGCCGCCAGGGCCGCATGCTCAACGGTTATGCCTTTTTGCTGGTAGGGCTGGGGGCTCTGGTGGCGCTGGTGGGTGGCTGGATATTCAAGATGCCGCTGCCTGCGGTGGCCGGCATATTCGCTGGTGCTACTACCAATACTCCCGCACTCGGGGCGGTGCAGCAGACGCTCGTCTCTACCCATGCGGATGTAGAGCTCGTGACTCTGCCTGCGCTCTCCTATGCTGCTACCTATCCGTTGGCCATCGTGGGCATCATCCTTTCACTCATTCTGCTGCGCATTTTCTTCAAGATCAACGTGGCTGCTGAGGCTGAGCAGTTCCGGCAGGAGCAGGGGCTCGGAGTGGAGCCTCTCCAGCGCATGAATCTCCTCGTCGAGAATCCGAATCTCGATGGTGTCTCCATCAGCAGTGTGCCCGGCCTCCATGAGACCAATGTCGTCATTTCACGCTATCGCGCCGCTGCTAGTGCCGAAGTGATCGCGGCCACACCAGAGACAAAACTCCACGTCGGTGATGCGATTATGGCCGTCGGCACAGAGCATAATCTGGAGCAGTTTTGTCGCGTCATCGGCCGAGTGAGCTCCGAGAATCTCATGAAAGCTCCTGGCAGTGTTACCTACCGCCGTGTTGTCCTCACGAATAAACGCATGCTCGGCAAAACCGTGCATGAACTCGGTCTTGAGCATTTACATAACGTCACCGTCACGCGGGTGAGTCGTGGAGACCTCATTTTCACTGCTCTGCCAGACCTACGACTCCAGTTTGGAGATATGCTCCAGCTCGTCGGTGATGAGGAGTCGCTCAACACGGCGACCAAGGCGGTAGGGAATGCCGTACAAATGCTCCAGGAAACTAAATTTGCCGCCATCTTCGCCGGTATCCTGTTGGGGGTGCTGCTGGGACTCTATCCCTTCCGCATTGAGGGGCTGCCGGCTCCGGTGCGATTGGGACTGGCTGGTGGGCCACTGGTCATGGCGATCCTGCTCAGTCATTTGGGACGACTTGGTCCCATGGTCATGCACATGCCGCTGAATGCGAACCGCGCCTTGCGTGAACTGGGGATCATTCTGTTTTTGGCGAATGTCGGACTGCTCTCTGGCGAAAAATTTGTCAGCACCGTTTTTTCTGCCCAGGGACTCCAGTGGGTGCTCCTCGGTATCTGCGTGACGGTGCTGCCGCTGCTCATCGTCGGCTTCATCGCTCGTAAGTGGCATGGCCTGAATTTCATGACTCTCTGCGGTCTTCTCTCTGGAGGCATGACCGATCCGCCCGCACTGGCCTTTGCCACCAGCATGGCACGTAGTGACTCGCCCGCTATCGCCTATGCTGCCGTCTATCCGCTCACGATGCTGCTGCGAATCATCGCGGCACAGATTATCGCACAATTTGGTAGTTGA
- a CDS encoding RNA-binding protein → MNLYVSNLPYSTTDDDLMAAFAAYGTVSSARVMMDRETGRPRGFAFVDMPVETEALAAMHGLNGSELEGRQIRIVEARPREERPPRRDFGGGGGGGHKGAAPARKQPDYDDEEDHGRGRRDRHRHDDRGWDRHKRG, encoded by the coding sequence ATGAATCTCTATGTCAGCAACTTGCCCTATTCGACCACTGATGACGATTTGATGGCTGCCTTTGCGGCCTACGGCACCGTATCCAGCGCCCGCGTGATGATGGATCGCGAGACAGGCCGCCCGCGCGGCTTTGCCTTCGTAGATATGCCCGTGGAAACCGAGGCGCTCGCCGCCATGCATGGGCTCAATGGCTCCGAGCTCGAAGGCCGCCAAATCCGCATCGTCGAAGCACGCCCACGGGAGGAGCGGCCCCCACGCCGTGATTTCGGTGGCGGTGGCGGCGGTGGGCACAAAGGAGCTGCCCCCGCCAGGAAGCAGCCTGATTACGACGATGAAGAGGATCACGGCAGAGGCCGCCGTGACCGCCATCGCCATGATGACCGTGGCTGGGACCGGCATAAGCGCGGCTAG
- a CDS encoding VCBS repeat-containing protein, producing MKTLTVLTLALATAATAADLKFKKHTLTEEFVAEGAHFADFDHDGDNDICSGRFIWKGPDFKERVAFAPKFEKEPYDPAKGYSDFFLTYTHDFNGDGWSDILAYSWPGKETWVFENPQNKKEEWPRHTIFDITDNESPDFRDMNGDGKPELVCHTGGQLGYAEIDWGNPLGSKARFRPITPKSPENDKKYFKYTHGYGAGDVNGDGRADILDKEGWREQPADNKADSEWKFHPQAFQKAGGSRGGSFLLVYDVNGDKINDVITGYDAHGFGFGWFEQKADGSFIQHDLMGATEAESAVGVKFSQLHAMQLADMNGDGVMDVVTGKRRWAHGPLKDDEPNAPPVLYWFEIKRGSNGGAEFIPHQIDDRSGVGTQVTPGDVNKDGKLDVVVGNKTGVFVFLQE from the coding sequence ATGAAAACGCTCACTGTACTGACTCTCGCGCTCGCCACCGCCGCCACTGCGGCAGATTTGAAATTCAAAAAACACACACTCACGGAGGAATTCGTCGCGGAGGGGGCTCACTTCGCTGATTTCGATCACGATGGCGACAACGACATCTGCTCTGGGCGCTTCATCTGGAAAGGCCCCGATTTCAAGGAACGCGTCGCTTTTGCGCCGAAGTTTGAAAAAGAGCCCTACGACCCTGCAAAGGGTTACAGCGACTTTTTCCTCACCTACACCCATGATTTCAATGGGGACGGCTGGAGTGACATCCTAGCCTACTCTTGGCCAGGAAAGGAAACCTGGGTCTTTGAGAATCCACAGAACAAAAAGGAAGAATGGCCGCGTCACACCATTTTTGACATCACGGACAATGAGTCCCCGGACTTCCGTGACATGAATGGGGACGGTAAACCGGAGTTGGTGTGCCACACGGGCGGCCAGCTCGGCTATGCGGAGATTGATTGGGGCAATCCGCTGGGCTCCAAAGCTCGCTTTCGCCCCATCACGCCGAAATCGCCTGAAAATGACAAAAAATACTTCAAGTACACCCATGGCTATGGCGCGGGTGATGTGAATGGAGATGGTCGTGCAGACATCCTCGATAAAGAAGGCTGGCGCGAGCAACCTGCTGATAACAAAGCGGACAGTGAGTGGAAATTCCACCCGCAGGCCTTCCAAAAGGCAGGTGGCAGCCGCGGTGGCTCCTTCTTGCTCGTTTACGATGTGAACGGGGATAAAATCAACGACGTCATTACTGGCTACGACGCCCATGGTTTCGGCTTCGGCTGGTTCGAGCAGAAAGCAGATGGCAGCTTCATCCAGCATGATCTCATGGGTGCCACTGAGGCGGAAAGCGCGGTCGGCGTGAAATTCAGCCAGCTTCATGCCATGCAGCTCGCAGATATGAATGGGGACGGCGTCATGGATGTGGTCACTGGCAAGCGCCGCTGGGCTCACGGCCCGCTCAAAGATGATGAACCGAATGCTCCGCCCGTGCTTTACTGGTTCGAGATCAAACGTGGCAGCAACGGTGGCGCAGAGTTCATCCCGCATCAAATCGACGACAGGAGCGGGGTGGGCACCCAAGTCACGCCAGGTGATGTCAATAAGGATGGCAAGCTCGACGTCGTCGTGGGTAATAAAACAGGCGTCTTTGTTTTCCTCCAAGAATAG
- a CDS encoding tRNA threonylcarbamoyladenosine dehydratase codes for MEESYQQRFGGIARLYGVAALPRLSAAHVAVVGVGGVGSWVVEALARSGVGRLTLIDMDDVCITNTNRQLPALAHTVGRPKVAVLAERVAEIHPQCRVEQVIEFLTPANAQRLLAGDFDFVVDAVDRTSIKAQIIATCRARGLPVITSGSAGGRRDATAIKVADLGLAGGDALLKGTRQCLRSDHGFPKSPEGRSMEFGVPCVFSTEKAQYPQADGTCKLTPEPGAEAGLRLDCAAGFGAATFVTGTFGFVLAGEVVRRLCGL; via the coding sequence ATGGAAGAGTCTTATCAGCAGCGTTTCGGTGGTATCGCACGGCTTTATGGCGTGGCAGCACTGCCGCGTCTGTCTGCTGCCCATGTCGCCGTGGTGGGAGTGGGGGGCGTGGGGTCCTGGGTGGTGGAGGCGCTGGCTCGCAGTGGCGTGGGCCGTCTGACGCTGATCGACATGGATGACGTGTGCATCACGAACACCAATCGCCAGCTCCCAGCGCTGGCGCATACTGTGGGTAGGCCAAAGGTGGCCGTGCTGGCAGAGCGTGTGGCAGAGATCCATCCGCAATGCCGCGTGGAGCAGGTGATCGAGTTCCTCACGCCTGCGAATGCGCAGCGATTGCTGGCAGGTGATTTTGATTTTGTGGTGGATGCAGTGGATCGCACGTCGATCAAGGCGCAAATCATCGCCACATGCCGTGCACGCGGATTACCCGTGATCACCAGTGGCTCTGCTGGTGGGCGGCGTGATGCCACAGCGATCAAGGTGGCAGATCTCGGCCTAGCAGGTGGAGATGCCCTACTCAAAGGCACCCGGCAATGCCTGCGCAGTGATCACGGCTTCCCCAAGAGCCCAGAGGGTCGCTCGATGGAGTTCGGAGTGCCATGTGTTTTTTCCACGGAGAAAGCGCAGTATCCGCAGGCGGATGGAACGTGTAAACTCACGCCAGAGCCCGGTGCTGAGGCTGGACTACGGCTGGACTGCGCAGCAGGCTTCGGTGCGGCCACGTTCGTGACGGGCACATTTGGCTTTGTACTGGCGGGTGAGGTGGTGCGGCGACTGTGCGGCCTGTGA
- a CDS encoding dihydrodipicolinate synthase family protein, with the protein MTLLSGIIPPLVTPLRDRDTLDIAGLERLIEHLISGGVSGLFILGTTGEGPSLSYRLRRELIEKTCQLAKSRVPVLVGITDTAFTESVHLARFSAEAGATHVVLAPPYYFPAAPPEMLEYVQSLVTEMPLPLFLYNMPGLTKVSFELDLVRRALDMPGICGVKDSSCDMIYFHRLLEIAKQRPDWSVLVGPEELTAEAVLLGGHGGINGGANLHPKLYVQMYQAAAAQDLQRTRELHAQVMQLAGAIYTVGKHKSAIIKGIKCALSLLGICDDHMAEPFQRFRPAERELIRERLTALGLLS; encoded by the coding sequence ATGACTCTTCTTTCGGGCATCATTCCGCCGCTCGTCACACCATTGCGTGACCGCGATACACTGGACATCGCTGGATTGGAGCGGCTCATCGAGCATCTCATCAGCGGCGGCGTCAGCGGCCTCTTCATCCTCGGCACCACGGGCGAGGGGCCGAGTCTGAGCTATCGCCTCCGCCGCGAATTGATCGAAAAAACCTGCCAGTTGGCGAAAAGCCGCGTCCCCGTGCTCGTGGGCATCACGGACACCGCTTTCACCGAGAGTGTGCACCTCGCCCGCTTCTCCGCTGAGGCTGGGGCCACCCATGTCGTGCTGGCGCCGCCGTATTATTTCCCCGCAGCTCCGCCAGAGATGCTGGAATATGTGCAGTCGCTCGTAACGGAGATGCCGTTGCCGCTGTTTCTCTACAACATGCCTGGTTTGACGAAGGTCAGCTTCGAGCTCGATCTCGTGCGTCGTGCTCTGGACATGCCTGGGATCTGTGGGGTCAAAGACAGCTCCTGCGACATGATTTACTTCCACCGTCTGCTCGAAATCGCCAAGCAGCGCCCTGATTGGAGTGTGCTCGTCGGTCCAGAGGAGCTCACCGCAGAGGCCGTGCTGCTCGGTGGCCATGGCGGCATCAATGGCGGGGCCAATTTGCACCCGAAACTCTACGTCCAGATGTATCAAGCTGCCGCTGCGCAGGATCTCCAGCGCACCCGCGAGCTGCATGCTCAGGTGATGCAGCTCGCTGGAGCCATCTACACCGTCGGCAAGCATAAAAGCGCGATCATCAAAGGCATTAAATGTGCCCTCAGTCTGCTCGGTATCTGTGATGACCACATGGCAGAGCCCTTTCAGCGATTTCGCCCCGCCGAGCGTGAGCTCATCCGTGAGCGCCTGACTGCCCTCGGACTACTGAGCTGA
- a CDS encoding polysaccharide deacetylase family protein encodes MYLSLWFGLLLSAQTGCSTSDKKDTSLAAADVSTPMSVDQVRRAVPFEDVTAQKPKDVPNPITRQFNTPSALPTTPPAGVRVSYNSVKTDQKILAMTFDDGPHPSLTPKLLDILKERNIKCTFFLIGRQVKMYPDIVRRIVEEGHELGNHTWTHCSLTSRSDAQIRSEMQQSADAVYEVAGVRPQLMRPPYGAINSRIKDMIFSEFGYATIMWSVDPMDWRRPGVSVVTSRLVNGAHPGAIMLAHDIHPPTIQAMPAMFDQLIAKGYQFVTVSQLMNLEKASMPVGVVVKPEEATSTKSSKKARIQ; translated from the coding sequence ATGTATCTTAGCCTTTGGTTCGGCCTACTTCTGAGCGCCCAGACGGGATGCTCCACTTCGGATAAAAAAGACACCTCGCTCGCTGCGGCGGATGTCTCTACTCCCATGTCCGTCGATCAAGTGCGCCGCGCAGTCCCTTTTGAAGACGTCACCGCACAAAAGCCCAAGGACGTGCCCAATCCCATCACGCGGCAGTTCAATACGCCCTCCGCGCTGCCCACCACCCCGCCCGCAGGCGTCCGCGTCTCCTACAACTCGGTCAAAACCGACCAAAAGATCCTCGCGATGACCTTTGATGATGGTCCGCACCCCTCCCTCACCCCAAAGCTGCTCGACATCCTCAAGGAGCGGAACATCAAGTGTACCTTCTTCCTCATCGGTCGGCAGGTAAAGATGTATCCAGACATCGTACGGCGCATCGTTGAAGAGGGGCATGAGCTCGGGAACCACACCTGGACGCATTGCAGCCTCACCAGCCGCTCCGATGCCCAGATACGCAGTGAGATGCAGCAGTCCGCCGACGCCGTCTATGAAGTCGCAGGCGTCCGCCCCCAGCTCATGCGCCCGCCCTACGGAGCCATCAATTCCCGCATCAAAGACATGATCTTCAGCGAATTCGGCTACGCCACCATCATGTGGTCGGTCGATCCCATGGACTGGCGCCGCCCCGGTGTCAGCGTCGTCACCAGCCGCCTCGTCAATGGCGCACATCCTGGTGCCATCATGCTCGCGCATGACATCCATCCGCCCACCATCCAGGCCATGCCAGCGATGTTTGATCAGCTCATCGCCAAAGGCTATCAGTTCGTCACCGTGAGCCAGCTCATGAATCTGGAAAAGGCATCCATGCCCGTCGGTGTCGTCGTGAAGCCAGAGGAGGCCACCAGCACCAAGTCCTCCAAAAAAGCTCGCATTCAGTAG
- a CDS encoding MBL fold metallo-hydrolase, whose amino-acid sequence MLHLTVLGSGSSGNCAVISTGSTTLLLDAGLSAKQIVLRLEACGYSLDDLDGILLTHEHQDHTGGLEVLSRGRALPLFCTALTQEHLLGSIKFRTTPAWRVMQTGSAFDYRDVRIESFPVPHDAVDPVGFILADADARLGVLSDAGFVTNLVKDRLRGSDTLFIEANYDTQLLDADTKRPWSTKQRISSRHGHLSNDQAAELLTEVAHPELSNVVLGHLSDDCNDPALVIRRIRAVLDSAGAKEARVVCAERRKPTATIEVARRRPRASFQLVGDSDAAQLSLF is encoded by the coding sequence ATGCTTCATCTCACCGTCTTAGGCAGTGGCAGCTCGGGTAACTGCGCCGTGATCTCCACGGGCAGCACCACGCTGCTACTGGATGCGGGGCTGAGTGCGAAGCAGATCGTGCTGCGGCTGGAGGCATGCGGTTACTCACTGGATGATCTGGATGGCATCCTGCTGACGCATGAGCACCAGGATCACACGGGTGGGCTGGAGGTGCTGAGTCGGGGCCGTGCATTGCCGCTTTTCTGCACGGCGCTGACGCAGGAGCATCTGCTGGGCAGTATCAAGTTCCGCACCACGCCTGCGTGGCGTGTGATGCAGACTGGTAGTGCCTTCGATTACCGTGATGTGCGTATCGAGAGCTTCCCCGTGCCGCATGATGCGGTGGACCCGGTGGGCTTTATCCTGGCGGATGCGGATGCACGGCTAGGGGTGCTGAGTGATGCGGGTTTTGTGACGAATCTGGTGAAGGATCGGCTGCGCGGCTCTGACACGCTTTTCATCGAGGCGAATTACGATACGCAACTGCTCGATGCGGATACGAAGCGCCCGTGGTCCACGAAGCAGCGCATTTCCAGTCGCCATGGGCACCTGAGCAATGATCAAGCGGCGGAGCTACTTACAGAAGTGGCGCATCCCGAGCTGAGTAACGTGGTGCTGGGGCATCTGAGCGATGATTGCAATGATCCAGCGCTGGTGATTCGCCGCATCCGTGCGGTGTTGGACTCAGCGGGTGCCAAAGAAGCGCGGGTGGTCTGTGCGGAGCGTCGTAAACCGACTGCAACGATCGAGGTGGCCCGGCGGCGTCCAAGGGCGAGCTTTCAGCTCGTGGGAGACTCGGATGCTGCGCAGCTTTCGCTTTTCTGA
- a CDS encoding GAF domain-containing protein encodes MNSSTVTNRDWNTFLTETLSSFDCVTGILHRIDPVDGMLKLVSHRGIPEMLMGVIQTIPVGKGVAGAAAQRREPVEICNLQTDTSGVAKPDAKKTQVQGSLAVPCLEPLTGRLCGTLGIGKMIAYDFTETEKARLMQIAAEIASELAPST; translated from the coding sequence ATGAACTCAAGCACTGTCACCAACCGCGACTGGAACACATTCCTCACCGAAACCCTCTCCAGCTTCGACTGTGTCACCGGTATACTCCACCGGATCGACCCTGTGGATGGCATGCTGAAGCTCGTTAGCCACCGTGGTATCCCAGAGATGCTCATGGGCGTCATCCAGACCATCCCTGTGGGTAAAGGAGTGGCTGGAGCCGCCGCACAGCGCCGTGAGCCAGTGGAAATCTGCAATCTACAGACCGATACCAGTGGAGTAGCGAAGCCGGACGCGAAAAAAACCCAGGTTCAAGGCTCACTGGCCGTGCCATGCCTAGAGCCCCTCACCGGCCGACTCTGCGGCACACTGGGTATCGGCAAAATGATCGCCTACGACTTCACTGAGACCGAAAAAGCCCGCCTGATGCAGATCGCCGCAGAAATCGCCTCTGAGCTAGCGCCGAGCACCTAG
- a CDS encoding transposase: MRNRWPIRCSPRYQARSLLIADRYYGQAPMLKELQKHSQRTQSHFLVRVRQKLSVRVQSVHADGSAEVVVSLRERESPCADSSTTAPSKADEKQTPEANKARGRPRKHPPMRQSELPVREIVGRVRNAAGEWVKVRLWTSLSVQQGSARELLALYAKRWEQEVFYKELKLVLHGGHLLSAQRTETAQQELAALLIARLTGG, from the coding sequence ATGAGAAATCGCTGGCCGATCCGCTGCTCGCCGCGCTACCAAGCTCGCAGCCTGCTCATCGCCGACCGCTATTACGGGCAGGCTCCGATGCTCAAAGAACTGCAAAAACATTCGCAGCGCACGCAGAGTCACTTTTTGGTCCGAGTGCGGCAAAAGCTCTCCGTGCGAGTGCAAAGCGTGCATGCCGATGGCAGTGCGGAGGTGGTGGTGAGTCTGCGCGAGCGTGAGAGCCCATGCGCAGACTCGTCAACAACAGCTCCGTCCAAAGCTGACGAGAAGCAGACACCCGAGGCGAACAAAGCGCGGGGCCGCCCGCGCAAACATCCGCCGATGCGCCAGAGCGAGTTGCCAGTGCGCGAGATCGTGGGGCGAGTGCGCAACGCCGCTGGAGAGTGGGTGAAGGTGCGGCTGTGGACGAGCCTGAGCGTGCAGCAGGGCAGTGCGCGTGAGTTGTTGGCGTTGTATGCGAAGCGCTGGGAACAGGAAGTCTTTTACAAAGAACTCAAGCTCGTGCTTCACGGAGGGCATTTGCTCAGCGCACAACGCACCGAGACAGCACAGCAAGAACTCGCCGCGCTCCTCATCGCCAGGCTCACTGGTGGCTGA
- a CDS encoding DUF5069 domain-containing protein, giving the protein MSQIVPLISSGVAGPLGVLHLPRLWQKASLAAAGKLHPDYPGCGKGYDAMTLGALGIEEGKFLEFIATKPSYTQLESWVRSYPGVKLTKADIYKHNAAIRGYIHGDDVRKGILDACGVNDDGSVIPGAVDLNNLDDWNTFWTAEIK; this is encoded by the coding sequence ATGAGCCAGATCGTTCCCCTCATCAGTTCCGGCGTCGCCGGCCCTCTCGGCGTACTGCACCTGCCACGCCTATGGCAAAAAGCCTCCCTCGCTGCCGCTGGCAAGCTGCACCCAGACTATCCCGGCTGCGGCAAAGGCTATGACGCCATGACCCTCGGTGCGCTCGGCATCGAAGAGGGCAAATTCCTCGAATTCATCGCCACCAAGCCCAGCTACACACAGCTCGAGTCCTGGGTGCGCTCCTATCCCGGTGTGAAACTCACCAAAGCAGACATCTACAAGCACAACGCCGCGATCCGTGGTTACATCCATGGTGACGATGTACGCAAAGGCATCCTCGATGCCTGCGGCGTGAACGACGACGGCAGCGTCATCCCCGGCGCGGTCGATCTGAACAATCTCGACGACTGGAACACCTTCTGGACCGCAGAAATCAAGTAA